The proteins below are encoded in one region of Triticum aestivum cultivar Chinese Spring chromosome 1B, IWGSC CS RefSeq v2.1, whole genome shotgun sequence:
- the LOC123122274 gene encoding protein FLX-like 3, whose protein sequence is MAGKHRISRQYYEEPRGFHDGPPPRLARERSISPRCFEGELSSRRDEIRRIRDDNQHLVDEIVGLRQAMSHLKEDLYSSSQAIPKLRAEKELESRELTQRNLKLEAELRSLESHRQDALQLRSEAGTLQSLRQELTEKVQGLTKEVEHQKSEKQSIPAMLAERDGLRQELIRTRAALDYEKNAKAELMAQVQAVEKDLVTMAQESEKLRAEIEKRKPPSFSGHGAYGPPMTTLGMGLQDIYNSGYSYRENRYGAGPWDPPGYPHP, encoded by the exons ATGGCAGGGAAGCACCGCATAAGTCGCCAGTACTATGAGGAACCACGAGGATTTCATGATGGTCCTCCTCCTCGACTTGCACGAGAAAGGTCTATCTCACCACGTTGCTTCGAGGGAGAGCTGTCTAGCCGCCGTGATGAGATACGCAGAATCCGTGATGACAACCAACATCTGGTGGATGAAATTGTTGGACTCAGGCAAGCAATGTCTCATTTGAAAGAAGATCTCTATTCATCGAGTCAGGCTATACCTAAGCTCCGCGCAGAGAAAGAACTTGAATCGAGGGAGCTGACTCAGAGGAATCTGAAGCTGGAAGCTGAGCTACGCTCTTTAGAATCCCATAGGCAAGATGCCTTGCAGCTACGATCTGAAGCAGGCACGCTGCAGTCTTTGAGGCAAGAGTTGACTGAAAAGGTGCAGGGTCTAACAAAGGAGGTTGAGCATCAGAAGTCTGAAAAGCAGAGCatacctgccatgctagctgaacGAGATGGTCTGCGACAGGAACTAATTCGTACCAG GGCCGCTCTTGATTATGAAAAGAATGCAAAGGCAGAGCTGATGGCACAGGTGCAGGCAGTGGAGAAGGATCTTGTAACTATGGCTCAGGAGTCTGAGAAGCTTAGGGCTGAGATTGAGAAGAGAAAGCCACCTA GTTTCAGCGGCCATGGAGCTTACGGACCACCTATGACAACTCTTGGGATGGGCTTGCAAGACATCTACAACAGCGGCTATTCTTACAGAGAGAACCGCTACGGTGCTGGACCATGGGACCCCCCTGGCTATCCGCACCCATGA